One region of Scophthalmus maximus strain ysfricsl-2021 chromosome 15, ASM2237912v1, whole genome shotgun sequence genomic DNA includes:
- the nipal3 gene encoding NIPA-like protein 3 has product MDMFGADGGSYTDNLIGTLLAIFGNVLVSVSLCIQKYSHVTLAGTKDPRAFYSAKTWWCGFVLTCLGEGANFVSYAFAPLALIAPLNAVSVLTSFILGFIFLREKSKPSDFAKRYGLSFLGSVLTIGGTYLFVAFGPNSHEKLKAENIVTHLVGWPVLLYLLLEVIMFSLLLYFYNQRSAQYIVVILLLVALLGSVTVITVKAVSGMLVLTTEGSMQLDDPIFSVMFVCMVASVAFQARFLSQACKLYDSSLVASVNYILSTSFAIVAGAVFYLEFNKEDVLHICMFFLGTALCFLGVFLITKNRRRTKTFEPYVTMDMTNGVPTIHDKGLVVQSEFSGSFSYGALVNNDGVAPATLPVGNQEQPSVGSTEASSNLPDLKTD; this is encoded by the exons ATGGACATGTTCGGGGCCGACGGGGGCTCGTACACG gacaATCTCATCGGGACGTTGCTCGCTATTTTTGGAAACGTGCTCGTCAGTGTCTCCTTGTGTATTCAG AAGTACAGCCATGTGACACTAGCTGGAACCAAGGACCCGCGGGCCTTCTACAGCGCTAAGACCTGGTGGTGTGGTTTTGTGCTCACCTGTCTCGGGGAGGGAGCAAACTTTGTCTCGTATGCCTTTGCCCCCCTCGCTCTCATAGCACCTCTTAACGCTGTGTCAGTTCTGA caagCTTCATTTTGGGCTTTATTTTTCTGCGCGAGAAATCTAAGCCGAGCGACTTTGCAA AGCGTTATGGGCTTTCCTTCCTGGGCTCCGTCTTAACCATAGGAGGAACGTACCTCTTTGTAGCATTTGGACCAAACTCTCATGAGAAACTCAAGGCAGAGAACATCGTGACGCACCTCGTCGGATGGCCTGTTCTCTTGTATCTG CTGCTGGAGGTGATCATGTTCTCCCTGCTTTTATACTTCTACAATCAGCGCAGCGCTCAATATATCGTCGTCATTCTGCTGCTGGTCGCCCTGCTGG GCTCCGTCACGGTCATCACAGTGAAGGCGGTGTCGGGCATGTTGGTACTCACCACCGAGGGCAGCATGCAGCTCGACGACCCGATCTTCAgtgtcatgtttgtgtgcatggtGGCTTCAGTGGCCTTCCAGGCCAG ATTTCTCTCCCAAGCGTGTAAGCTGTACGACTCCTCTCTGGTTGCCAGTGTCAACtacatcctctccacctcctttgCTATTGTAGCTG GAGCTGTGTTTTACTTGGAGTTTAACAAAGAAGATGTCCTTcacatctgcatgtttttcttgGG AACTGCATTGTGTTTCCTGGGGGTTTTCCTCATCACCAAAAACAGGAGACGGACCAAGACCTTTGAGCCGTATGTCACTATGGATATGACCAATG GTGTCCCGACCATTCATGACAAGGGCCTGGTGGTGCAGTCAGAGTTCAGTGGCTCTTTCTCTTATGGGGCTCTGGTCAACAACGACGGAGTGGCCCCGGCAACTCTACCAGTCGGCAACCAAGAACAACCGTCGGTCGGCTCCACTGAGGCGTCTAGCAACCTGCCTGACCTGAAGACAGATTAG